aagaatctcattaaattatattttttcgtttgagacatttataaaatttaaaattaaagtttttaactttagttttttatctttaataaataatttagtacctactactaaatatttgataatgaaaggtttgttactaaatcatttagtatctgttattaagtcttattaaatagaattcaATCCTTATATCAGTGCAGAGAGTTCTCTACATCCacttttctttgtatttaatttttaaaagcttttGGAATAGTTGCacgatattaaaatttagtaatctCTTCATTTGCGATTTTAAACTGTTTTCTTTAAagattgttttttgtttatttcaaagCAAGGGAATATTATTCTATATTTGCTGAGTAGATGTAGAACAATATAAGGATTTAAAttgatgaataatttattattgaaagggaattttgagaaaaatttttaggtgcATTATTTgcataatttttgttaattttaaattgaaaaaattttttttaatgataaatttttaaaaacttataaaattagtataaacatttatttttaatatttataaaattataattaatttatttaataattattaaattattttaacattatttaatatttgtataaagttattatttattttaatattataacaaaattaattaatttttatcatgaaaaaatgattcaatatttatcaattataaatagaaaaaaattttttcacaaacaACTTTCtcatagttttattatttttatattttcccaattttttttttttcataaaattaattataccttatcttatcataattattctaattaatccttttttaactttcacaaaaaaaaaactagatcACGTACGCCATTTACGGGCATTAGATCCTAAAGAGGGGCTTCATCAATTCTTATTGGCTAAACTATAGGTCCCACTTACCCCTCCAACTTCCAACCAAACCCACTACATATCTTGCCCAATACTATCATCACTATATCAGTGACCGTTGCGTTTCAAAACGACTTTGCTACTCTCAAAGTTGATAAAAGTAATCCAGTGTTCAAAGTAGTGATAAAGTTTTTCaacttaaataaaacaatttattttaaataataaaatttatcagtaaaaatgaaattaagcTACAAAAAAGCattactttcaaaaaaattatcgctCAACACGTTGATAATGTTGGGCGACATTAAAAGTGTGCGAGTGCTTATCAAAAAAGGTGTAGACGTAAACAAACCTGGCAAAAAAATGTGGACGCCACTTCACGTAGCGGCGAAGCATGGCCACTCTGAAATCGTGAAACTTTTAATTCAAAACGGCGCGTCAGTAAATTCTGTGATAACTGAATCAAAAGGCCAAAGATTCACTCCTCTTTATCTCGCAGTTTTGAAAAATCACCTCGAATGCGCGAAGGTACTTTTAAAAAACGGCGCGAGTGTGTCTCCGACAACAGATGGCGCCACTCACCCGATCCAAATCGCGGTGTTTAAAGGCCACGAGGAAATGGCGGCTCTGCTTCTGTCTCACGGTGCTCAGGTGAATGTTCGGTTTAGCGACAGCTTTTTTAAAGCTTTCAAAAACCAAACGTTCAGTAATTTGTGGATGGGTCACAATATCCCGTTATTACACGGCTCAATTCTCCAGCAATTTGACGGGATGACACAATTGCTCTTGCAATATGGTGCAGACATTAATTTAACGACATCTTTGGGCAAAACGACGTTAATGCAAGCTGTCGAGGTTAATAATGACAGATTAGTCAAGTTTTTGATCGAAAACGGCGCCAATGTCAACGAGCGTGATGTTTTTGGACAACCTGTTCTGCATTTCACGATCATCAATGCCAATAGGAGGATTTCAATGTACAGCAAGGAGGAAAACAGTCgccaaaaacaaaaaatggagATTGTTAAACTCCTGATAAATTCCGGAGCTGATGTAGAGGCTCGTTTTCCTGCGGATAAAAGTCACTCCTCAGTTCTTCATTATATGGTTATGTTTGGGTTTCACTGCGGAGTCGAGTTCTTACTCAACAAAGTTGACTGTAACCCAGCGGAAATTGATTTGAGGACAGTTTTTTCGGGGAAATTAAAGAGCAACAGTGTTACTTCGGATATTGTTGGTAATGCGAGCTACATCAACGAACTGGAGGACAACTTTGAGTCGATCACCTACTCAATTGTTCAGTGGGCCATTACCAGGGACATGATCGGGCTGCCTGTGAACAAGGCGATTATTTTGAAGCACCCGATCCACCGTTGGATCTCTTTGGAGAATTATACGGAAGAAATAGAATCCTTCAGGAAGAGAATCACGGACCAGGTGGAGTTCCTGACCCAGTTTAGAATTGGTGAGGGAAATGTCACTTTTTTAAAGCTCTTGACCGGCAAAGTGGATGAACTAGTTAAACTGTTAAATAATAGGACAGTTAATTACTTCGCTGCGTTAAAGGAAAACGAAtctagaattttaaattattatgatttggTCAAGAGACGACTCTGTGTTGCGGAACGGAGGagaattttattgaagaagtCGACGGAGGTTATGTTTCTGCTTCTTATGACTAAACTGCCGTACGATTGCTGTCAGaaaattgtttgttattttAGTGATAGGGAATTAGAAGCTTTTGTTGATTCTTGTATAGATAGGAATAGAAAAATAAGgagaaaaattacttgtagaaattatatatatagtaaagtaaaatctaaattttttaagtaaaactTCTTTAGGCGCGACTATAGGCAGTAactcagattttttttctgacggAAGTAACGCTTAC
The sequence above is drawn from the Cotesia glomerata isolate CgM1 linkage group LG4, MPM_Cglom_v2.3, whole genome shotgun sequence genome and encodes:
- the LOC123262918 gene encoding ankyrin-1-like; the protein is MKLSYKKALLSKKLSLNTLIMLGDIKSVRVLIKKGVDVNKPGKKMWTPLHVAAKHGHSEIVKLLIQNGASVNSVITESKGQRFTPLYLAVLKNHLECAKVLLKNGASVSPTTDGATHPIQIAVFKGHEEMAALLLSHGAQVNVRFSDSFFKAFKNQTFSNLWMGHNIPLLHGSILQQFDGMTQLLLQYGADINLTTSLGKTTLMQAVEVNNDRLVKFLIENGANVNERDVFGQPVLHFTIINANRRISMYSKEENSRQKQKMEIVKLLINSGADVEARFPADKSHSSVLHYMVMFGFHCGVEFLLNKVDCNPAEIDLRTVFSGKLKSNSVTSDIVGNASYINELEDNFESITYSIVQWAITRDMIGLPVNKAIILKHPIHRWISLENYTEEIESFRKRITDQVEFLTQFRIGEGNVTFLKLLTGKVDELVKLLNNRTVNYFAALKENESRILNYYDLVKRRLCVAERRRILLKKSTEVMFLLLMTKLPYDCCQKIVCYFSDRELEAFVDSCIDRNRKIRRKITSNHEGDTDRLKSLATLRER